Proteins encoded together in one Pseudomonas asiatica window:
- a CDS encoding flavin reductase family protein produces the protein MSQVQMKAPLEAPEIDVQIFKEAMADFPAAVTIITTWDNEGRPVGATLSAVSSLSASPPMMLACFDRKSKTLECLTQGKPFLIHVLGEGQEHLAMLFAGKCADKFEGIEWKRGKLGLPTICNAACALACEVAEVLPGGDHLIVTGHIRHIDHNNQQTPLLYHRRKMFAVPAAGAPV, from the coding sequence ATGAGCCAGGTGCAGATGAAAGCGCCTCTCGAGGCGCCAGAGATCGACGTGCAGATCTTCAAAGAGGCTATGGCCGACTTCCCAGCAGCAGTCACGATCATCACTACCTGGGACAATGAGGGCCGCCCTGTTGGGGCGACTCTCTCGGCGGTCTCATCCCTGTCGGCGTCTCCTCCCATGATGCTGGCCTGCTTTGATCGCAAATCCAAAACCCTCGAATGCCTCACTCAGGGCAAGCCTTTCCTGATCCATGTGCTTGGTGAAGGCCAAGAACATTTGGCGATGCTGTTCGCAGGAAAGTGCGCCGACAAGTTTGAGGGCATCGAGTGGAAGCGCGGAAAGCTCGGCCTTCCCACGATTTGTAATGCAGCATGCGCTCTGGCCTGTGAGGTAGCAGAGGTTCTGCCGGGTGGCGACCACCTCATCGTAACCGGGCATATCCGCCACATCGACCACAACAACCAGCAGACACCGCTTCTCTACCATCGCAGGAAAATGTTCGCCGTACCCGCTGCTGGAGCGCCTGTATGA
- a CDS encoding GNAT family N-acetyltransferase produces the protein MPTLPPLGASEEEWRAFAEERCEELKPHVAEFILERFTYKPRYVQQRVWRTFATVSALSTQFDIYIRMFVKPNDYWPRECLVLARIGFTKERAGHGRALVQRLVELAPTFGYRYLAIESANANASAFAERLGFSPRDNGRHWIGMVDAVQEALNR, from the coding sequence ATGCCCACCCTTCCTCCGCTCGGGGCCAGTGAAGAAGAATGGCGCGCCTTTGCCGAAGAACGCTGTGAGGAGCTCAAGCCTCATGTAGCGGAGTTCATCCTGGAGCGGTTCACGTATAAGCCCAGGTATGTCCAACAGCGGGTCTGGCGAACCTTCGCGACCGTGTCAGCCCTGAGCACGCAGTTCGACATCTACATCCGCATGTTTGTGAAGCCAAATGACTACTGGCCAAGGGAGTGCCTTGTCCTGGCTCGGATCGGCTTCACGAAGGAACGTGCTGGACATGGTCGAGCGCTAGTGCAGCGCCTGGTGGAGCTGGCTCCAACATTCGGCTATCGCTACCTCGCTATCGAGTCAGCCAATGCCAACGCATCAGCTTTCGCCGAGAGGCTGGGCTTCAGCCCTCGCGACAATGGCCGTCACTGGATAGGTATGGTCGACGCCGTGCAGGAAGCCTTGAATCGCTGA
- a CDS encoding EthD family reductase has protein sequence MKQVVVVYGTPADTQAFERHYREVHVPLVKQMPNLAKFEASITSTATAQKDWHAIAVLSFRNQEEMDASLSSHAGVAAVEDVSNFASGGCQIYTCEFESF, from the coding sequence ATGAAGCAGGTGGTGGTGGTTTACGGAACTCCTGCGGATACCCAAGCGTTCGAACGTCACTACCGGGAAGTGCATGTGCCGCTCGTGAAGCAAATGCCGAACCTCGCGAAGTTCGAAGCCAGCATTACCAGCACTGCAACCGCCCAAAAAGACTGGCATGCGATTGCGGTACTGAGTTTCCGTAATCAGGAAGAAATGGACGCATCGCTGAGCTCCCATGCTGGTGTTGCAGCCGTGGAGGACGTATCGAACTTCGCCAGCGGTGGCTGCCAGATCTACACCTGCGAATTCGAAAGCTTTTAA
- a CDS encoding nucleotidyltransferase family protein — MKPSDAIRGKEGAIKRLVESYGFVSPQLFGSTVRGDDQEGSDLDILATIPSSKTGTISLFDIADLEDELQVLIGVPVDFNIGNNMPEHFWQEIESKMIEL; from the coding sequence ATGAAGCCTAGCGATGCGATCCGTGGCAAAGAAGGAGCCATAAAGCGCCTGGTCGAATCCTACGGCTTCGTATCCCCACAGCTGTTTGGCTCGACTGTGCGAGGTGATGATCAAGAAGGTAGCGACCTCGACATCCTCGCCACCATTCCCTCCAGCAAGACCGGCACAATCTCGCTTTTCGACATCGCCGACCTTGAAGATGAGCTCCAGGTACTGATCGGCGTACCAGTGGATTTCAACATCGGCAACAACATGCCCGAACACTTCTGGCAGGAGATCGAGAGCAAGATGATCGAGCTCTAG
- a CDS encoding LLM class flavin-dependent oxidoreductase, producing MKISLLQEGETIQGVSVPQRYQEMIAEACLADKLGFYAWGTSEQHFNPPKFTVSAPEVLYAAIAAQTKDIKLRTMCAVMLQWNHPILVAERTSTLDIVSNGRAEIATARSNNLVTLEAFGVDPSTTRAQWEDGMEVLIKAFADETLQHEGPIWSIPPRTIVPRPVQTPHPPIYVSASSVQTHSNAGERGIGVLSFENYFGFDYLQECIDAYRAGLATHKSSVPRRTEQAGLYVATAFCDTTRARAIDIARDVTTSYFKFIIDLYAPLGKKGSYEYLDGRMLRLLDHEGDMDFLVSETPSVMVGDPDDFIKRIRKLQQMGIDEILLRIDGIPHEDIMRSIELIGREVMPVINGGAK from the coding sequence ATGAAGATCAGTCTGTTGCAAGAAGGCGAAACCATCCAAGGCGTCAGCGTTCCGCAGCGTTATCAGGAAATGATCGCCGAAGCCTGTCTCGCTGATAAGCTCGGTTTCTACGCCTGGGGCACCTCTGAGCAGCACTTCAACCCACCGAAATTTACTGTCTCCGCGCCTGAGGTGCTGTACGCAGCTATCGCCGCACAGACCAAGGACATCAAATTGCGCACCATGTGTGCAGTGATGCTGCAGTGGAACCACCCAATCCTCGTCGCTGAACGAACCTCGACCTTGGACATTGTCTCCAATGGCCGAGCAGAAATCGCCACTGCGCGTTCGAACAACCTGGTGACTCTCGAAGCCTTCGGCGTCGACCCGAGCACTACTCGTGCGCAGTGGGAAGATGGTATGGAAGTGCTCATCAAAGCCTTCGCAGACGAAACGCTGCAGCATGAAGGCCCAATCTGGAGTATTCCACCCCGCACCATTGTTCCACGCCCGGTTCAGACCCCGCATCCACCAATCTACGTATCGGCCTCCAGCGTGCAGACGCATAGCAATGCCGGCGAGCGTGGGATTGGCGTGCTCAGTTTCGAAAACTACTTCGGCTTCGATTACCTCCAAGAGTGCATCGACGCCTATCGTGCGGGCCTAGCCACGCACAAGAGCTCCGTACCGCGCCGTACCGAGCAAGCAGGCCTCTACGTCGCCACTGCGTTCTGCGATACCACTCGAGCTCGAGCAATTGATATCGCTCGCGACGTCACCACCAGCTACTTCAAATTCATCATCGACCTCTACGCCCCGCTCGGCAAAAAAGGGTCGTATGAGTATCTGGATGGTCGAATGCTTCGCCTGCTCGATCACGAGGGCGACATGGACTTCCTCGTTTCGGAAACACCGTCCGTGATGGTCGGCGATCCAGACGACTTCATTAAGCGCATTCGCAAGCTACAGCAGATGGGCATCGACGAGATCCTGCTCCGAATCGATGGTATCCCTCACGAAGACATCATGCGCTCCATCGAGCTGATCGGTCGTGAAGTTATGCCTGTCATCAATGGGGGTGCCAAATGA
- a CDS encoding aldehyde dehydrogenase family protein: MNLPLDPLKHLSANVQAFLKQPMKLMIDNQFVEACEGKVFPTYDPATSQLIANVSEAGIADVEVAVASANRALVGPWAKMLPSEREAVIRRLADLIEKHGDDLAQIESLDSGKPAAQIRAVDIELSIGALRYNAGWPTKLHGQTIPVSAPDMHVYTRREPLGVIAAIVPWNFPLCQACFKLAPALAAGCTVVLKPAEQTPLSALYLAKLAIEAGLPSGVLNVLPGFGKVAGQALVEHPGIAKIAFTGSEAVGKHIVRTAASDLKHVSMELGGKNPNVIFADADLDQAAATAAMAIFFYSGQVCAAGSRLMVERKVYERVLETVMGETARLKVGHGLSPDTSLGPLISADQFARVSGFVERAKADGIECVMGGKKAGGALSDGHFLEPTILLNASDNQEVVADEIFGPVLVVQTFESIDELTTRANNTGFGLSAGVWTRDVGKAHKVAAALQAGTVWINTYGNFDCAAPWGGYKQSGYGRDNGAEGIEKFLQTKTVWTNCN, translated from the coding sequence ATGAATCTACCACTGGATCCTTTGAAGCACCTGAGCGCGAATGTTCAGGCCTTTCTGAAGCAACCAATGAAACTGATGATCGACAATCAGTTCGTAGAAGCTTGCGAAGGTAAGGTGTTCCCAACGTATGACCCGGCTACCAGTCAGCTGATCGCGAATGTGTCCGAAGCTGGAATCGCCGATGTGGAGGTGGCGGTCGCTTCTGCCAACCGTGCGCTGGTCGGGCCGTGGGCGAAAATGCTGCCATCTGAACGTGAGGCTGTGATTCGCAGGCTCGCCGACCTCATAGAAAAGCACGGCGATGATTTGGCCCAAATTGAGAGCCTGGATAGCGGCAAGCCTGCTGCGCAGATTCGAGCTGTGGACATCGAGCTGTCCATCGGGGCGCTTCGCTACAACGCCGGCTGGCCGACGAAGCTCCATGGCCAGACGATCCCGGTGAGCGCGCCAGATATGCACGTCTACACTCGCCGAGAGCCTCTCGGGGTCATCGCTGCAATCGTGCCGTGGAACTTCCCGCTCTGCCAGGCTTGCTTCAAACTTGCACCCGCACTGGCTGCTGGTTGCACTGTCGTGCTGAAGCCTGCAGAGCAAACGCCTCTCTCGGCGCTGTATCTCGCCAAGCTGGCAATTGAGGCGGGTCTGCCTTCTGGAGTTCTGAATGTCCTCCCAGGCTTTGGCAAGGTTGCCGGCCAGGCTCTAGTCGAACACCCAGGCATCGCGAAAATCGCTTTCACTGGCTCCGAGGCAGTTGGCAAACACATTGTCCGAACTGCGGCCAGCGACCTCAAACACGTCTCCATGGAGCTTGGGGGCAAGAACCCGAACGTAATCTTCGCCGACGCCGATCTCGATCAAGCTGCCGCAACCGCAGCAATGGCCATCTTCTTCTACTCAGGCCAAGTCTGCGCTGCGGGTTCCCGCTTGATGGTGGAGCGCAAGGTTTACGAACGCGTCCTGGAAACGGTAATGGGGGAAACCGCAAGGCTGAAAGTTGGCCACGGTCTCTCGCCAGACACCTCTCTGGGCCCACTGATCTCTGCAGATCAGTTCGCCAGGGTCAGCGGATTTGTCGAGCGCGCCAAAGCTGATGGGATCGAATGCGTCATGGGTGGCAAAAAAGCGGGTGGGGCTCTCTCTGATGGCCACTTCCTTGAGCCAACGATCCTGTTGAATGCGTCTGACAATCAGGAAGTGGTAGCCGATGAAATTTTCGGCCCCGTCCTGGTAGTTCAAACATTCGAATCGATTGACGAGCTCACCACCCGAGCGAACAACACCGGCTTTGGTCTGTCAGCTGGCGTGTGGACACGCGACGTAGGCAAGGCACATAAGGTAGCCGCAGCACTCCAGGCTGGTACAGTGTGGATCAATACTTACGGAAACTTCGATTGCGCTGCACCATGGGGTGGCTACAAGCAGTCCGGGTATGGTCGTGACAATGGCGCTGAAGGCATCGAAAAATTCCTTCAGACCAAGACAGTCTGGACGAACTGCAACTGA
- a CDS encoding NUDIX hydrolase encodes MQLITEIVHPELKSKQGRVFRRHAARGIVMRGEQILLLFTERYNDFSFPGGGLDGDEDIVAGLKRELEEETGAREIQVLQHYGYIEEYRPYQKPQYDLMHMTSHFYQCEVAPQLEPVRMESHEIANGMRPVWINLHEAIAHNEAVMQRHESSMGQSILRETYMLRKVASELLMPISL; translated from the coding sequence ATGCAACTCATAACTGAAATTGTTCACCCCGAGCTGAAATCCAAGCAGGGCAGAGTATTCCGTCGACATGCAGCTCGCGGCATCGTGATGCGGGGTGAACAGATCCTGTTGCTGTTCACCGAGCGCTATAACGATTTCAGCTTTCCTGGAGGCGGCCTTGATGGTGACGAGGACATTGTCGCAGGCCTGAAGCGTGAGCTTGAGGAAGAGACTGGTGCTCGTGAAATACAGGTGCTCCAGCACTACGGTTACATCGAGGAGTACCGGCCCTACCAAAAGCCACAGTACGATCTGATGCACATGACCTCGCATTTTTATCAATGCGAAGTAGCGCCCCAGCTAGAGCCGGTGAGAATGGAAAGCCACGAAATCGCTAATGGTATGCGGCCTGTCTGGATCAACCTGCATGAAGCCATCGCACACAATGAAGCCGTCATGCAGCGTCACGAGTCTTCGATGGGGCAGTCAATTCTGCGCGAAACCTACATGCTGAGAAAAGTCGCTTCCGAATTGTTGATGCCAATCAGCCTTTGA
- a CDS encoding DUF5677 domain-containing protein: MTDQSILNESFFEQGFISRNIDETIARITSENEEWFTLLRDINKLLQAAVVSGFEKHHGRTMDLEVLAMFSALRSLSNFQSVFINLERGMIVEARILIRCLFENAFCVGALAESPEKFIPLLHKDNVAAKRGQAKALKQGNYSLDQDVAAAMDEILAGDKGRHLNWQEVAEMSSLGHQYLFYKHLSDDAMHYSASSLKRYIVSNKETNSWSGYKFGPGKKAEVALSANLAASAALGILIGFLQATKDSSRDKEANELLDRFGSLSSLKPE; the protein is encoded by the coding sequence ATGACAGACCAATCGATTTTGAACGAAAGTTTCTTCGAGCAAGGCTTTATATCCAGAAACATTGATGAAACAATCGCACGCATAACTTCAGAAAACGAAGAGTGGTTTACACTGCTGAGGGATATAAATAAACTTCTGCAGGCAGCTGTAGTGTCTGGCTTTGAAAAGCATCACGGTAGAACCATGGACTTAGAAGTTCTAGCCATGTTTTCGGCTTTGCGGTCTTTAAGTAATTTTCAATCGGTTTTCATAAACCTCGAGCGAGGTATGATTGTTGAAGCCAGGATTTTGATACGATGCCTTTTTGAAAATGCATTTTGCGTGGGTGCGTTAGCAGAAAGTCCTGAGAAATTTATCCCCTTGCTCCATAAAGATAACGTTGCTGCCAAGCGCGGCCAAGCCAAAGCCTTGAAGCAAGGTAACTACTCTCTAGATCAAGACGTTGCTGCGGCCATGGACGAGATCTTGGCTGGCGATAAAGGCCGCCACTTGAACTGGCAAGAAGTTGCAGAGATGTCTTCGCTTGGGCATCAATACTTATTTTATAAGCATCTTTCTGATGATGCGATGCATTATTCAGCTTCTTCGCTTAAGCGCTACATTGTGTCAAATAAGGAAACTAATAGCTGGAGCGGCTACAAATTTGGGCCAGGCAAGAAAGCGGAAGTCGCTCTGTCGGCTAACCTGGCTGCATCAGCAGCTTTAGGTATCCTGATTGGATTTCTTCAGGCGACCAAAGATTCTTCCCGCGACAAAGAGGCGAATGAGCTTCTGGATAGATTCGGATCACTCAGCTCCTTAAAGCCAGAGTGA
- a CDS encoding histidine phosphatase family protein, which translates to MKNVRMVRHGESAANAGRPTKDHASIPLTAKGLEQAHMVARSFTNAPGLIVASPFLRAQATAQVTAARYPAVAFETWPIQEYTYLAPARCVDTTLAQRRGWVEAYWQRADPAYRDGEGAESFQELVGRARSFLHRLGKHPATDIAVFSHGQLINTVAWLLEHEPQEIDGLAMQDWREYEIANHIENGQGFFIAWESGKWGTGQRKGSS; encoded by the coding sequence ATGAAGAATGTGAGGATGGTACGCCACGGCGAGAGTGCTGCGAACGCAGGCCGGCCCACCAAGGATCACGCGAGTATCCCCCTCACAGCAAAAGGGCTGGAGCAAGCCCATATGGTCGCCCGGTCTTTCACGAACGCCCCAGGCCTAATCGTTGCTTCGCCGTTCCTTCGCGCCCAGGCAACCGCGCAGGTGACGGCAGCCCGATACCCTGCTGTCGCTTTCGAAACCTGGCCGATTCAGGAATACACGTACCTAGCGCCGGCACGTTGTGTTGATACAACCCTGGCGCAACGGCGTGGTTGGGTTGAGGCGTACTGGCAAAGAGCAGACCCCGCCTACCGTGATGGTGAGGGCGCAGAGTCGTTCCAGGAACTGGTAGGTAGAGCGCGGTCATTCCTTCACCGACTTGGTAAACATCCAGCTACTGACATAGCCGTGTTTTCGCATGGTCAGCTCATCAACACGGTGGCTTGGCTACTCGAGCATGAGCCACAGGAAATTGATGGCCTGGCGATGCAGGACTGGCGAGAGTATGAGATCGCCAATCACATTGAAAATGGTCAGGGCTTTTTCATTGCCTGGGAGTCGGGCAAATGGGGAACTGGCCAACGAAAGGGCTCCTCCTAA
- a CDS encoding ABC-three component system middle component 6, with product MIIQNTSSPLKSLYIVGGRLLMVLKSSEFGSMSPLALFEKYQDRFERVSFAYILYALDWLYITGCVELTKQGDISLCN from the coding sequence ATGATCATTCAGAATACAAGCTCACCGCTTAAAAGCCTTTACATAGTCGGTGGACGCTTACTGATGGTCTTAAAGTCTAGCGAATTTGGCTCCATGAGCCCACTAGCACTTTTCGAAAAATATCAAGATAGATTTGAGCGTGTTTCTTTTGCTTACATTCTGTACGCGCTCGACTGGCTCTACATCACTGGATGTGTAGAGCTAACGAAGCAAGGTGATATTTCTTTATGCAACTGA
- the tnpB gene encoding IS66 family insertion sequence element accessory protein TnpB (TnpB, as the term is used for proteins encoded by IS66 family insertion elements, is considered an accessory protein, since TnpC, encoded by a neighboring gene, is a DDE family transposase.) → MIRIDAIWLATEPMDMRAGTETALARVIAVFGVAKPHCAYLFANRRANRMKVLVHDGVGIWLAARRLNQGKFHWPGIRHGSEVELDNEQLQALVLGLPWQRVGAGSAITVL, encoded by the coding sequence ATGATTCGGATCGATGCCATCTGGCTTGCCACCGAGCCTATGGACATGCGCGCCGGTACCGAGACCGCGCTGGCCAGGGTGATCGCGGTGTTCGGTGTGGCGAAGCCGCACTGCGCATACCTCTTCGCTAATCGCCGTGCCAACCGAATGAAAGTCTTGGTGCATGACGGTGTGGGCATTTGGCTGGCAGCGCGACGATTGAACCAAGGCAAGTTTCATTGGCCCGGCATCCGTCACGGATCGGAAGTCGAACTCGATAACGAGCAACTTCAAGCCTTGGTACTGGGTTTGCCGTGGCAGCGGGTCGGCGCAGGCAGCGCGATCACAGTGCTTTAG
- a CDS encoding DUF2326 domain-containing protein produces the protein MQLIKLSVFDGSEEIRTIQFKDGINIITNLGETGNQIGKSTSLRALAFCLGGKSEPLWKDPDNNKVNEKVKDYLTKGDVKFELTLRVASINHQITRVLSRKMGSLRESIKIISTIDGVVYKSNAGFTRELPRIFGYTREQPSFNSIRSKFFRTNRTTSNNTLAYLHTYTSDNDYDLIYAYLFDFEFIDSVRQINLIEQQIQLEDNRIRTLLGGLPLANRQEEIQLIDLKISELQIKEDEYDIFESQSYAIAELRESRRSVAALTSRIVKLETKLYYNNKTIERYKNNLVELNVGEITSLYNEAKSLVPNLSKTLEETIEFHNSIMSRKAAYVEEMSAETADELDTLRMSLARLISDEQSKVKDLSRDSHVSGLILVEKQMQDLREARGRLAYVISEVEVSNKRIKDLLTTVDGVKRSIAVHYSDLNSKLKVFNEAYVDITKRLFVTHHNELTVSAGRDGKADFKITNEELNTGDGVPRAAAMAFDMSYVYFVNKFKSRLPAFTAQDYLEVVDEDKLIKLFDFANEKKIQTIAAILNDKLGGFDKKFLEANTILELTKEEKFFKL, from the coding sequence ATGCAACTGATTAAATTATCTGTATTTGATGGAAGCGAAGAAATACGTACCATCCAATTCAAGGACGGAATTAACATTATTACCAACCTGGGCGAAACTGGGAACCAGATTGGTAAAAGCACATCACTTCGTGCACTAGCATTCTGCTTGGGCGGAAAGTCTGAGCCTCTTTGGAAAGATCCTGACAACAACAAGGTCAACGAAAAGGTTAAAGACTATCTTACCAAAGGCGACGTTAAGTTTGAGTTAACTCTAAGAGTCGCCTCCATTAATCACCAAATCACGCGTGTGCTCTCAAGAAAAATGGGATCCCTACGTGAGAGCATCAAAATCATTAGCACCATTGATGGCGTCGTCTACAAGAGCAATGCTGGCTTCACTCGCGAACTCCCTCGTATATTTGGATATACACGAGAGCAGCCTAGCTTCAACTCAATACGAAGCAAGTTCTTCCGAACGAACAGAACCACAAGCAACAACACGCTTGCGTACCTACACACGTACACTAGCGACAATGATTACGACCTGATTTATGCATATCTGTTTGACTTTGAATTCATTGATTCCGTTCGCCAGATCAACCTAATTGAGCAGCAAATACAACTAGAAGATAATCGTATCCGAACACTTCTCGGCGGCCTCCCTTTGGCGAATCGCCAGGAAGAAATCCAACTAATCGACCTGAAGATTTCTGAACTTCAAATCAAAGAAGATGAGTACGACATATTTGAATCTCAAAGTTATGCCATCGCAGAACTCCGGGAATCCCGAAGAAGCGTGGCAGCATTGACTTCTCGTATCGTCAAGCTTGAAACAAAACTTTATTATAATAACAAAACAATCGAACGATACAAAAATAACTTGGTGGAGCTAAACGTAGGGGAAATTACCTCTCTCTACAATGAGGCCAAGTCGCTAGTTCCAAACCTCAGCAAGACACTTGAAGAAACTATTGAATTCCATAATTCGATAATGAGCCGCAAGGCCGCATACGTCGAAGAAATGTCGGCTGAGACAGCGGATGAACTTGACACTCTGAGAATGAGTTTGGCACGACTCATATCAGATGAACAGAGTAAGGTGAAAGATCTTTCCAGAGACAGCCATGTCAGCGGACTGATCCTGGTCGAAAAGCAAATGCAGGATTTACGGGAGGCTCGAGGCAGGCTTGCTTACGTCATAAGCGAGGTAGAGGTGTCCAACAAGCGAATCAAAGATCTACTCACTACAGTTGACGGCGTAAAGCGGAGTATTGCAGTGCACTACTCTGACTTAAACTCCAAGCTTAAAGTCTTCAATGAAGCATATGTCGACATCACTAAAAGATTATTCGTAACTCATCACAACGAACTGACAGTTTCTGCAGGCCGAGATGGCAAGGCAGATTTCAAGATTACAAACGAAGAACTGAACACTGGCGACGGAGTTCCGAGGGCCGCAGCAATGGCTTTCGACATGTCCTATGTGTACTTCGTGAATAAATTCAAATCCAGGCTTCCTGCTTTTACCGCCCAAGACTATCTTGAAGTTGTAGACGAAGACAAGCTAATAAAATTATTTGATTTTGCTAACGAAAAGAAAATACAAACTATCGCAGCAATTTTAAACGACAAACTTGGTGGCTTTGATAAAAAGTTCCTTGAAGCCAATACCATTCTCGAACTGACCAAAGAAGAAAAATTTTTCAAACTTTAG
- the tnpC gene encoding IS66 family transposase, producing MTSSPNLDQMTPEQLRGLAEQAMQLLSQVDSMSQKIQRLETVNEQLAHEIAILKRHKFAKRSEQLSPDQGSLLDDLLDTDIAAIEAELKAANPPAAPAEPRHKPKRAPLPPQFPRTVIRHEPENTQCVCGCQLQRIGEDVSEKLDYTPGVFTVERHVRGKWTCRQCETLIQAPVPAQVIDKGIPTAGLLAHVMVAKFADHLPLYRQEKIFGRAGLPIARSTLAQWIGQTGVQLQPLVDALREHVLAQGVIHADETPVQMLAPGEKKTHRAYVWAYSTTPFSALKAVVYDFSPSRAGEHARNFLGTWNGKLVCDDFAGYKASFELGITEIGCMAHARRKFFDLHAANKSQLAEQALHSIGGLYEVERHAKEMSDEARWRLRQETAVPIAEKLHEWMLAQRELVPEGSATAKALDYSLKRWVALTRYLEDGAVPIDNNQIENLIRPWALGRSNWLFAGSLRSGKRAAAIMSLIQSARMNGHDPYAYLKDVLMRLPTQRASEITQLLPQHWMLA from the coding sequence ATGACTTCCTCGCCCAATCTCGACCAGATGACACCGGAACAGCTGCGCGGCTTGGCCGAACAGGCTATGCAGTTGCTGTCCCAGGTCGACTCCATGAGCCAGAAAATCCAACGCCTCGAAACGGTCAACGAGCAACTGGCTCATGAAATCGCCATCCTCAAGCGACACAAGTTCGCCAAGCGCAGCGAGCAACTGAGCCCCGACCAAGGCAGTCTGCTTGATGATCTGCTCGATACCGATATCGCAGCTATCGAAGCCGAGCTGAAGGCAGCCAATCCGCCGGCCGCACCGGCCGAGCCACGTCATAAGCCCAAGCGTGCACCACTGCCGCCGCAGTTTCCGCGAACCGTGATCCGTCACGAACCAGAGAATACTCAGTGCGTGTGCGGCTGCCAGCTTCAGCGAATCGGCGAAGACGTCAGCGAGAAGCTCGATTACACTCCGGGCGTGTTCACAGTTGAGCGGCATGTGCGTGGAAAATGGACGTGCCGTCAGTGTGAAACACTGATCCAGGCGCCTGTACCGGCCCAAGTGATCGACAAGGGCATCCCGACCGCAGGCCTTTTGGCCCACGTGATGGTGGCGAAGTTCGCCGACCATTTACCGCTGTACCGGCAGGAGAAGATTTTTGGTCGGGCCGGACTGCCCATCGCCCGTTCGACACTGGCGCAATGGATCGGACAGACCGGTGTGCAGCTCCAGCCTCTGGTCGATGCGCTGCGTGAGCATGTGTTGGCCCAGGGCGTGATCCACGCCGATGAGACCCCGGTTCAGATGCTCGCACCAGGCGAAAAGAAAACCCACCGCGCTTACGTGTGGGCCTATAGCACCACGCCTTTCTCGGCCCTAAAGGCCGTGGTCTACGACTTCAGCCCCAGCCGTGCCGGCGAACATGCGCGTAACTTCCTGGGCACGTGGAACGGTAAGCTGGTCTGCGATGACTTCGCCGGCTACAAGGCCAGCTTCGAGCTGGGCATCACCGAAATCGGCTGCATGGCCCATGCACGCCGCAAATTCTTCGACCTGCATGCAGCCAATAAAAGCCAGTTGGCGGAGCAGGCGCTTCACTCGATTGGCGGGTTGTATGAAGTCGAGCGACACGCCAAGGAAATGAGCGACGAAGCCCGCTGGCGATTACGTCAGGAAACAGCGGTGCCCATCGCTGAAAAACTGCATGAGTGGATGTTGGCCCAACGCGAACTTGTGCCCGAGGGTTCGGCCACGGCCAAGGCCCTGGATTACAGCCTTAAACGCTGGGTAGCGCTGACGCGCTACCTGGAAGATGGTGCTGTGCCCATCGACAATAACCAGATCGAGAATTTGATCCGGCCGTGGGCGCTTGGGCGCTCGAACTGGTTATTTGCCGGGTCGCTGCGCAGTGGAAAAAGGGCGGCGGCAATCATGAGCCTGATCCAGTCGGCGCGTATGAATGGGCACGATCCGTATGCCTATCTCAAGGATGTACTGATGCGGCTTCCGACACAGCGGGCGAGCGAAATCACGCAATTACTCCCGCAGCATTGGATGCTTGCCTGA
- the tnpA gene encoding IS66-like element accessory protein TnpA, with translation MQSQRRSYSKSFKAQVVQECAQPGASIASVAQKHSLNANLVHKWIRVLTNKTMALQPAFIPVPLPLAGGHSQAASSSICIEIQHPRGTVKVNWPTESAVACATFLRDLLE, from the coding sequence ATGCAGTCACAACGCCGTTCCTATTCAAAATCCTTCAAGGCCCAAGTTGTCCAAGAGTGCGCCCAGCCCGGCGCATCGATTGCCAGCGTCGCGCAGAAGCACAGCCTTAACGCGAACCTCGTACATAAATGGATTAGGGTACTCACGAACAAAACTATGGCGCTGCAACCTGCTTTCATTCCAGTGCCCTTGCCGCTAGCCGGAGGACATTCGCAGGCAGCTTCATCAAGTATCTGCATTGAAATCCAGCACCCGCGTGGCACCGTCAAAGTGAACTGGCCGACCGAAAGCGCTGTCGCCTGTGCCACCTTTCTGCGAGACCTGTTGGAATGA